A segment of the Haemorhous mexicanus isolate bHaeMex1 chromosome 3, bHaeMex1.pri, whole genome shotgun sequence genome:
cggggcagggctgcGCAGGGGGCGGGGGCGCCCCATCTGCCGCCTTTCCGTGGCGAAAGGGGCCCTTGGGCGCGCGAGCGTTTCCGGGGCAGCGTCTTCACCGTCATGCTCGGCGTCTGCGTCGTGATCGCCATCATCATGACAACGCTCCGCGCCTTCACCTGCGACGACCTCTTCCGATTCAACAACATGTGAGCGCCGGGCTGTCCCCTCTTCATGCCCCCGAGCCCCTGCGCTCTTCCCCACCCCGCGGGGTCCTCGCGGCGCCCCGCCGGCCGGGCGGGCCCGGGCCCGTGCTGAGCGCCGCACTCTCTTCCCCCACAGCAATCTGGACCCGCTGACCGAGACCGTATCCTTCCCGCCGGGGCAGGGGCGCGGGGTCGGGCGCGGGCGGCGCAGCCGTGACGGTCGCAGTTGCTCCTTAACCAAGCGCCCAGTACGGGATTCCCTTCTACTTGCAGTACCTCGCCCACTGGCCCGAGTATTTCATCGTCGCCGAGGCTCCCGGCGGGGAGCTGATGGGTTACAGTGAGTGCCGGGTGTCCCGGCGGTAACGTCTCCCTTCGTTGCCTCTTTCGGGGATTAGAACGCGGGAGTTTTTCTTACTCTTCGCGTTGACCAAATAACCAACATGGAAGAGGAACCTTGCGTTGCATCTTCTCGTTTCTTAAATGTCTTAGGGTATTATGCAGGACTCATTACCATAGCTTCCAGTTTGATGTTCCTAGCGCAGCGAGGAGCCTTGGCTGTCGTAACATCCACCCGTATTTGGTGAATGGGTATTTTTGTAATCTGGAAGATACAGTCCCTACCCACCGTCAGTAAAAGTGCGGGGCTTGCCTTTTGCATTGCCCTGTAAGGGAAAGCTCTGGGCCTGGATGTCATTTGCTAATTTGCTGTGGAATActtgtgtttttcagaaatcatGCCAAAGAGAACTGCTAGGAGACGGGGTGGGGCAGAGTAATGGTTTTTGCAGGGACCCAGGAACTAAAAGTATTTAACATATTAAGCTGAAAGTATGTGTGCTGTATAGAACATTTCTCTGTATCCATCACACTTGTTGCTTATTAGCAGTGCCTGTGTCATCTGTGAAAAGCAGAGGGTGGAAGTGtgaattttcattaataaaCTAACATTGGATTGAAAGGAGAGAAACTAGAAAAAAGCCTCCCCAAAACACCATCcccacctcctttttttttttttttccctccttaaaCACATTGTGTTTGCAGGGCCTTAGCTTTCTATTGCCGGACTGGCAAAGCTTCCCGAGCTCTATTCCCTCATAATCTCCAAAAGTCTCAGATAGTTGCTGGGATGGTAGTTTTGGGTTTCCAGTCCTCTGTTCCTCCTTTATTTCagtcagattttaaattttggttCAGTGAGACTTGTGAGAATTacttaaaatttgcatttagaaGTCGCCTCAAGGAAGGAATTTGCAAacttgtttggtgtttttttacaCTAGTCAAGAAACTGCTGTAATATTTGagtaaaatgacatttttagtgGCTAAAATCACAATTTTAGAGTGAAAAGGTAGACATCCCTGTTTTAGCCTTTACCACAATCATTGTATCGTGTGTTTATCCATGGCTTATTCCTCTTGTGACGTtgtctggctgcaggcagtgcatTACTCCAAAGGTGCTGCTGCGCTGATGCTCTGTATGTTCACAGTCATGGGCAAAGCCGAAGGCTCTGTGGCTAGGGAAGAATGGCATGGACACGTTACTGCTCTCTCTGTTGCACCAGAATTTCGACGGCTGGGTTTGGCTGCTAAATTAATGGAGCTCCTGGaagaaatttcagaaaagtGAGTAGTATGGCTATCTTTAAATTCATCTTTTAAAGTAACATTTAAAAGTAGTATTTCTACAGAAACATGTCCCTGTTTTACGTGGCAGAATTTTGCTTTACGTGGTGTTCTGATTTTCTTAAATTCCTTCTAGTTGGAGAAAAAGAGTTACGAAAGTTGCTTAGCAGTTTAAAATCCCAGGGGTTCTCTGTGAGCTAACTTGCCAGAGAGAGGAGGACATAGCCTGAACTCCAGTAGAGATAGTGTATAAAAGAACATTCCTTGACAGAGTCCGCACTGTTTCCTGTAGGGCCTCCAATATACTTGTTCAGTTACTGCGGGCTTTGTGCAATGCCCTCAGGCACAATCCTGAACAAATTTTGTACTGCAGAGATTATCTTAGTTTACTTGCCATCCCGTGCTTGGTTACTTGTACctgagaaaatttaatttagtgTCAGATGAACCCACAGGGAAATGTCCTTAACTGATTATAGTAGCGCAACCCCACTATGGTTGGTAAGACTGGAAAGTAGTATGATGTTTTGAAAAACTTGCCGTGTGGAATTAAGGGTCTGTCATCTCCTGTTAGGCAACTGAATTTTGTGACTGATTCCACTTCTCCTAATCCAAGCAGTCTAAAATGTGGATACTTTTTAAATTGGATTTAGGCCTGTGGGGGCATTTAACTTGTCTTGTTCCTTCTGATCAAATTTCTGAACCCACTGACTGGTGAAAAATTGCcatgtgataaaaataaaattaaatccttgTCTATGATTGAATTTTCCCATGGTAAACAAGTGTATCTGTTATTACATTGGGAAAGATGTTTAATTAGTATACTACATTGGACTTGTTTGTGTTTCATTACAATTTATGGGTTGTTATTTAGAAATACATTTACTTACTATTCCTTAATGtggctttgtttgtttcttttcctctcctgctaaAGAAAGGGTGGATTTTTTGTCGATCTCTTTGTGAGAGTATCAAATCAGGTTGCTGTAAATATGTATAAGCAACTAGGCTACAGTGTGTACCGGACAGTCTTAGAGTACTACTCAGCTAGTAGTGGGGAGCCAGATGAAGATGCTTATGGTAAGTTCTTGTTTGGTCTCAAATTGAACAGAACTATTCTCATGTTGAAAGTTGCTGGGATTGTTTGTAAGACTCTTACTATTTTTTGATATGAAACCTATAAAAAAACCATGAAACAATTTGAAACAATTATATGAAACAATTTCAGATAGTTGCTgattaatgggatttttgtatttttgtaacTTTTCCTAATTAAGATTATATCAGTTACAAAACTTAATCTTGCCATTTGCACATTTTGTAGCATCTCTGGCAAAATCAAACACAGAACAAGAATAAATGAGAAGGAATGTCAGTGCTTTGTTCCTTTCATCCCGGAACAGGGACTTGaaactttgtttttctcagaTGTCTATGTATAAATTAACAATTGTCAGCATTCCGCAATGACAAAGAATTGGGTaacattttcaatttaaaaggGAAGGAACATGGACATTGAAGtatgttaattttaattatgttaACAAAAGTGAACTACCAAGTGCTTCCTCTTTCTAAATCCTTCTTAAAATTATCCTCCCAAAGGGTTACATGGTGAGGCTGTGTATCATTTCTGTTCTTGCACTGTTTATTTGATACGTAGGAGCGCTGTGAAATACAAGGGCTCAGACAGACACCTACCATTGCCGCATGTGACTTTAGTCATATATTTGCCTCTTTTAGCTTGTCATTTCCTTTCTATTTGGCTGAGTTTCATGCAGTGTTTTATATCAGTTGATATCATTGCCATTGAGCAACATTAAGGACAGCAGTGTGTCCTGAGGACAGCAACCAAGATGATGAGAGGTCTCAAGAGCAAGATTTAGGAGGAACAGCTGATGTCCATGAGTTTGTGCcacttggagaagagaaagctgatGCATGCACTTTTCACAGTCTGTAACTTCCAAGGACTTCAGAGAGGGGTGTTGATCTCCTCCCTCcggtgaccagtgacaggacatgaggagatggagcaaagctgtgtcagggaatGTTCAGAGTGGGTGTTAGAAGGCTCTTCACCGAGAGTTTGGTTGGTAACTGCAATGATCTCTCCAGGGAAAGGGTCATGACACCAAGCCCATCAGAGTTCAAGGAATATCTGCACAATGCTCCTAATCATACGGTATCATTTTAGTAGTACtgtgtggagcagagcagggagttgCACCCTTATGGGTCCTTTCAAACTTGAGATAGTCTTATGATTCTGGGAAATTTTCttgattaaaaattatcttatttTAACGGAGAATTCACTTAATATGGCTTTGTACAAGGACTGCATTACtataataacatttttttcctgttactaTAGATATGAGAAAAGCTCTTTCCAGAGATACAGAGAAGAAATCAGTTATACCTCTGCCTCATCCTGTGAGACCAGAAGACATTGAGTAACTTTAAGCTGTGGTTCTCATGCAATTTACCAAGGGTCAGGTTCCATCTTCTATAACCCCCAACAACTTATGCATAAGAAGTTTTAGGCCAAATGTTTTTCCCATAAAATACTTAAAAGCAATGTTGAGAAGCTGACTAACACTGCTTCTTTTGGTAATGCCTCTATACTGCCGCACTTACtcaatttttcctttcacatgTTGGAGAGTTGGAGACTATTAAAATGGAATTACTTCCTGTATGgtcttttcttggttttcttgtggcagctaaaatttatttctgtttcaggaaGCATCTCATTGTATAGTCTGTGATTTAACAGTTCCCATGCCAGCTTAATTGTGGTGGAAGAAGGCAAATGAAGCCAGGACACTTAACTAGGAtgccccaaacccctgccaATCACAGGttgccaaaaaacccccaccttAGGTTACAAAAATACTAGAAGCTCAGGTACAAAAATACCAAATACTCCCCCTACAAAAAACTAGGTTCCACAATACAACCCTAGGTGTATTTTTGTTCAAAACCCTAGTTTTGAGCCCTAGTTTCAAAATAATAGAAAACCAAATTCCAAAATACCAAAGAAAACCACGTTTCGAAATCACACAAATTAAAATACCAGAATTTTAACATAACCCAAGTTCCAAAATACAAAAGTAACCCGATTTCAGAATACCAGAACAGCAAGttcagaaatatcaaaataacAGTTTCAAAACACTAAAATACCAAGTTCCAAAACACcaaaattattccatttcaAAATACCAGAATATCAAGTTCCAAAATAACAAAAGGACCCCATTTCAAAATATCAAACTGAAAAATACCAATTTTCAGATCTCTTATGTGGTCAggattcccaatcccaaaagAATGCAACGTTGTCAAAATGGAATCTGCGCTACCAAAGTGCAGCCTGGGCTCCACCCCGCGCTCCTATGGGCCGCCGCCTCACGGCTCCCAAGCCTGCCAATCCCGGCCCGCCTTTCTCCGCCCTGTCCAATGACAGACGCCCTTTCAATCCGGGCGCGGTCCCTCCAATGACAGCCCGCTCAGTCGCGGCCAGGCCTCTCAGCCTCCCGTACGCCTCAGGCGTACTCCCCCGTACGCCTGAAGCGCCGCTCACGCCACCGCCGCTTTGGAAGCCGGCGGAGCTGTGTCCCCGCTGCCGCAGTCTCGGCAGGCGCTGATGAGGCCGGGAAGGGCGGGCGGGAGCTTCCAGTTGAGGTCCTTGCCGGGATTTCTCCCAGGGAAgcgggcagagggctgggagcgGGCGGACTCGGCCCCGGCAATGGCGGCGGCGCGAGCCCGGCTTGAGGGGACCGCGGGGGGTCTCGGAGCCGAGTGCGGAGGGAAGGGGCGGGCTGGGATTGGTGGGGCCGGCGCTGCCTCGGGTTGTGATTGGCTGGCTGGCCCGGCCCTGGGGGATAAATAACGTGCGTTGGGGCGGCACCGGCGTCAGTTCGGCGGTGAAGCTGGGAGCGACGAGAGGTGCGCCTGCGCGATTCGAGGAGCGACGCTGCGCCAGGACGGCACCTCCGCGGCAGCTGATCCGGGGAGCGCCGGTGAGCACGGATGGGACGCCTGCGGCAGTATCTGAGGGCTGGCGCTGTCCAGTTCTCCCCGCCGCACCCTGCGCGGTTCGGGTAGCCGGGGGCTGGAGTGGTGCAGGCGGGGCCCGGCTGCTGTTAACTGCTGGGCGGCAACTAGACATTTCGCCGTTTTTGGATTTAAAGTAACGTTCCGAATACCGGGAATAAAACTGGCTTTTTGCgttttaattactttattttgtttttacttgtAATAACaatgatttctttctttattgcgttgttttattattttgctcgttttttttttttttgtttttttttttggttttttttttgttttttttttttttttttgtttgatgtgTTTTCTTTACTAGATACCTGATGTTAATTCAGTAGGAGTTGTGGGATTGGGGCTGAAACACCAGTTGTGAGATCAGTGGGGACATAAAGCCCCAGGGTGTGGAATAAGGACTTTGGCATGAGCCAGGCCCGAAACAGGGTGGAgcagtgggaatgctggggcTGGATAAATGCCACCGGGAGAAGGGCATGGAGCGGCAGCACAGGGCCTGCAGGACGTGCCTGGGGGTTCCCCTTGGTACCAAGTAGAGGCTGAGTGTGTGGGGGCTCAGAGGCCTCGAGGGCCCAAGAACCAGCCCAAGGGTGCCgtttgggatgggggagcaggagcccaggggctgttcccagcccctggagctgcctggggggaGGTCAGGGGGTCTTAGTGCAGGTGCTGGGCTGAGGCCTAGGGTGAGGGGGAAGGTAGATGTTGGGCTTCAGGCCTCAAGCGTCCCCAAACTTGGGATCCCATTAgggtggatgggtgggtgggtgggtgggacaGCTTCTAGAGACATTGAAATGATGGCAGGAACTGATTTGTGACCTTATCAACAGCCCCAagtgagaagcagaagcagcttttaGCTGCAGGCAGTAGAAAGCGGAGGAGCTGGAGccgaggcagcagagctggaggagacagaAATATGGTAGGGTTTGGGGTAAAACCCTTTGTGGGGCTGGGATAGGgaatgtggagctgggaggtgaaCTCCATGGTCGGAGCTGAAATTGCTGTAAGGGCTGTGATCTGAGCTCAAACCACAAAGAGCTAGAGCTAAAACAAAGATCCTGCCCTGAGGAGCACAAGTAGCATtatgtggcactgctggagagaTGTTGAGGAAGAATTGGGACAGAAGAACTggaagtgaaataaagcttgtgggacTGGAGCTAAAATCACTGGGGCCGGGGTGgggactgcagtgctgcagcat
Coding sequences within it:
- the LOC132325692 gene encoding N-alpha-acetyltransferase 20, whose product is MLGVCVVIAIIMTTLRAFTCDDLFRFNNINLDPLTETYGIPFYLQYLAHWPEYFIVAEAPGGELMGYIMGKAEGSVAREEWHGHVTALSVAPEFRRLGLAAKLMELLEEISEKKGGFFVDLFVRVSNQVAVNMYKQLGYSVYRTVLEYYSASSGEPDEDAYDMRKALSRDTEKKSVIPLPHPVRPEDIE